One window of the Salminus brasiliensis chromosome 1, fSalBra1.hap2, whole genome shotgun sequence genome contains the following:
- the LOC140563035 gene encoding LOW QUALITY PROTEIN: polycomb complex protein BMI-1-A-like (The sequence of the model RefSeq protein was modified relative to this genomic sequence to represent the inferred CDS: substituted 1 base at 1 genomic stop codon), giving the protein MELSESVVKGLQTLADPACFDFKSFAAFTEVAFDSLRQSPSSDRVLGHPELKNIDQALLKHCHLAATTFILEAVKQNADKSTLSSCLEDVKFDSERVDTFYTSYQKNKRNLENLLSRMLKVGAHLQKXILVAHWSNFRFCPSMTMHRTTRIKITELNPHLMCVLCGGYFIDATTIIECLHSFCKMCIVRYLETSKYCPICDVQVHKTKPLLNIRSDKTLQDIVYKLVPGLFKNEMKRRRDFYAEHPSVDATNGSNEDRGEVADEDKRIITDDEIISLSIEFFDSRAKLQSSAEDKQTKEEINNKRYLQCPAAMTVMHLRKFLRSKMDIPCAFQIEVMYEDEPLKDYYTLMDIAYIYTWRRNGPLPLKYRVRPSCKKRKLVHPPDGLNSANRSESDSASDKASSPAGAPSTSSPLPSPSTPLQSPHPHFPHISNPINGSSMTSPSRQFTFGNKVRKPSLNGSSTSSG; this is encoded by the exons ATGGAGTTGTCAGAGTCGGTAGTGAAGGGGCTGCAGACGTTGGCAGATCCGGCTTGTTTCGACTTCAAATCCTTCGCCGCTTTCACCGAAGTGGCCTTCGACAGTCTGCGACAGTCCCCCTCAAGCGACAGGGTTTTGG GTCACCCAGAATTGAAGAACATTGATCAGGCTCTTCTAAAACACTGCCATTTGGCAGCAACAACGTTTATACTAGAAGCAGTCAAGCAAAATGCAGACAAGTCAACCCTTAG ttcATGCCTTGAAGATGTCAAATTTGACTCCGAAAGAGTGGACACATTTTATACATCATACCAG aaaaacaaaagaaacctGGAAAATCTGTTGTCAAG AATGCTGAAAGTGGGGGCCCATCTTCAGAAGTAAATTTTAGTTGCACATTGGAGCAACTTCAG ATTTTGTCCTTCCATGACGATGCATCGCACAACGAGGATCAAGATCACGGAACTGAACCCACATTTGATGTGTGTCTTATGTGGGGGATATTTCATCGatgcaaccacaataatagaaTGCTTGCATTCGT TTTGTAAAATGTGCATTGTCCGCTACCTGGAGACCAGTAAATACTGCCCCATATGTGATGTCCAGGTCCACAAAACGAAGCCTCTTCTCAATATTAG GTCTGACAAAACTCTCCAAGACATTGTGTACAAACTGGTTCCAGGGCTCTTCAAAA ATGAAATGAAGCGAAGGAGAGACTTCTATGCTGAACATCCATCAGTAGATG CTACAAATGGGTCAAATGAAGATCGTGGAGAGGTTGCAGATGAGGACAAGAGAATCATCACAGATGATGAGATTATCAGTCTCTCGATTGAGTTCTTTGACTCTAG ggccaaactgcaaagcagtgcagaagacaaacagacaaaagaAGAG ATAAATAACAAGAGGTACTTACAATGTCCTGCTGCCATGACTGTGATGCATTTGAGAAAATTTCTGCGAAGCAAAATGGATATACCCTGTGCTTTCCAG ATTGAAGTTATGTATGAGGATGAGCCTCTGAAGGACTACTACACATTAATGGACATTGCTTACATTTACACATGGAGAAGG AACGGACCGTTGCCCTTAAAGTATCGGGTACGACCCAGCTGCAAAAAGAGGAAGCTCGTTCACCCCCCAGATGGTCTAAACAGTGCCAACCGTTCAGAAAGCGACTCTGCAAGCGACAAAGCCAGCAGTCCAGCGGGAGCGCCGTCCACCTCCTCGCCGCTGCCCAGTCCAAGCACACCGCTTCAATCTCCACATCCCCATTTCCCCCACATCTCAAACCCCATCAACGGCTCCTCCATGACGAGCCCCAGTCGACAGTTCACCTTCGGCAATAAAGTGCGCAAACCTTCCCTGAATGGCTCCTCTACTTCTTCGGGGTGA